A genomic segment from Brevundimonas mediterranea encodes:
- a CDS encoding DUF4142 domain-containing protein has protein sequence MKNLVLAGVASVALLGACNQGGDTAAQNADEAVNATQDAASGVVGQTSATTMGANTVEGFVTSLAVGNMYEIEAAKVAAAKSTNADVKALAAMIDKDHTAAGEKMTSVVATAAPNVTVPTTLDERRQGLIDNLKAATPADFDKVYLEQQVAAHNETLTLLNGFDDNTDAPALAGLARELIPTITAHRDRAQALMDAMN, from the coding sequence ATGAAAAATCTCGTTCTCGCCGGCGTCGCTTCGGTCGCTTTGCTCGGCGCCTGCAATCAGGGCGGCGACACTGCAGCCCAGAACGCCGACGAAGCCGTCAATGCGACCCAGGACGCCGCTTCCGGCGTCGTCGGCCAGACCTCCGCCACCACCATGGGCGCCAACACCGTCGAGGGCTTCGTCACCAGCCTTGCGGTCGGCAACATGTATGAAATCGAGGCCGCAAAGGTCGCCGCCGCCAAATCGACCAACGCCGACGTCAAGGCCCTGGCGGCCATGATCGACAAGGATCACACGGCTGCGGGCGAGAAGATGACCTCGGTCGTCGCGACGGCGGCTCCGAACGTCACGGTTCCCACCACGCTGGACGAACGTCGCCAGGGGCTGATCGACAATCTGAAGGCCGCCACGCCGGCTGATTTCGACAAGGTCTATCTGGAGCAGCAGGTCGCCGCTCATAACGAGACCCTGACCCTGCTGAACGGTTTCGACGACAACACCGACGCCCCGGCCCTGGCCGGTCTGGCCCGGGAGCTGATCCCGACCATCACGGCCCACCGCGATCGCGCCCAGGCCCTGATGGATGCGATGAACTAA
- the dxr gene encoding 1-deoxy-D-xylulose-5-phosphate reductoisomerase gives MIRRRVTVLGSTGSVGSSTLDLMEQAEATGTGAFEVEALTGGANIAKLAEQARRWKPKLAVTADPKRLTDLRDALAGTGVAAAAGEDAIVEAATRPADWIMASIVGAAGLKSAWAAAETGAILALANKESLVCCGPALIERVRRAGGRLIPVDSEHSAIFQVFPADAPEQVSKLVLTASGGPFRQTPRAQMTGITPEQAVAHPNWSMGAKISVDSATMANKGLEMIEAAYLFAMPADRIDVVVHPESIIHSLVEYVDGSTLAQMGPPDMRTPIACALAWPHRIAWPAPKLDLAALGRLTFEAPDLARFPALDLARQALQAGGAAPAVFNAANEVAAFAFLDRKLAFLNIAAVVAETLDRATKAGMVFGSGDACGAALSVDAQTRLMAGTIIAGLANAA, from the coding sequence TTGATCCGTCGCCGCGTCACGGTTCTGGGCTCTACCGGCTCGGTCGGCTCGTCGACCCTGGACCTGATGGAACAGGCCGAGGCCACCGGCACGGGGGCCTTCGAGGTCGAGGCCCTGACGGGCGGCGCCAATATCGCCAAACTGGCCGAACAGGCGCGGCGCTGGAAGCCGAAACTGGCGGTGACGGCCGACCCGAAGAGGCTGACCGATCTGCGCGACGCCCTGGCGGGAACCGGCGTGGCGGCGGCGGCGGGCGAGGACGCCATTGTGGAGGCGGCGACGCGGCCGGCCGACTGGATCATGGCGTCCATCGTCGGGGCCGCAGGGTTGAAGTCGGCCTGGGCGGCGGCCGAAACGGGCGCCATCCTGGCCTTGGCCAACAAGGAAAGCCTGGTCTGCTGCGGCCCGGCCCTGATCGAGCGCGTTCGACGGGCCGGGGGGCGGCTGATCCCGGTCGATTCCGAACATTCCGCCATCTTCCAGGTGTTTCCGGCCGATGCGCCCGAGCAGGTGTCGAAACTGGTGCTCACCGCCTCGGGCGGGCCGTTCCGCCAGACCCCGCGCGCCCAGATGACCGGGATCACGCCCGAACAGGCCGTCGCCCATCCGAACTGGAGCATGGGGGCCAAGATTTCGGTCGACAGCGCCACCATGGCCAACAAGGGCCTGGAGATGATCGAGGCGGCCTATCTGTTCGCCATGCCTGCGGATCGGATCGACGTCGTGGTCCACCCCGAATCGATCATCCACAGCCTTGTGGAATATGTGGATGGTTCGACTCTGGCCCAGATGGGGCCGCCGGACATGCGCACGCCGATCGCCTGCGCCCTGGCCTGGCCCCATCGCATCGCCTGGCCCGCGCCGAAGCTGGACCTGGCGGCTCTGGGTCGATTGACGTTCGAAGCGCCCGATCTGGCGCGGTTCCCGGCCCTGGATCTGGCGCGTCAGGCCTTGCAGGCAGGGGGGGCGGCGCCCGCCGTGTTCAACGCCGCCAACGAGGTCGCGGCCTTTGCATTTCTTGACCGCAAGCTGGCCTTTCTCAATATTGCCGCAGTCGTCGCCGAAACCCTTGATCGTGCGACGAAGGCGGGGATGGTTTTCGGCTCTGGAGACGCCTGTGGCGCGGCCCTTTCGGTCGACGCCCAGACCCGTCTGATGGCCGGAACCATAATCGCCGGACTGGCGAACGCGGCCTGA
- the dnaE gene encoding DNA polymerase III subunit alpha translates to MSEPVNSQGFVHLRVRSAYSLLEGAIKAGKLGKLAADAGMPAVAIADRTNLFGALEFSQYTRDAGVQPIIACALPVFGIGGHQAVRWAKTPTVVLLVQNEAGWRNLCALSSSAYLDAGEMAEPGVAWDQVVARSEGLILLSGGPDGPVDPLFAQGKTNEGAAALATMKSAFGDRFYVELQRHGLEDEKRAEPGLVEWAYAHETPLVATNDVYYAKAAQAKSHDALLCIADGAFTGQEDRRRITGEHWFKSAEAMRDLFADLPEACDNTIDIARRCAFLVNTHAPILPRFDTGAGRSEADELAHQAREGLKVRLGQITPAVPEAEYWSRLEWEVGIIQQMGFPGYFLIVSDFIKWAKEHGIPVGPGRGSGAGSLVAWSLTITDLDPLRFGLLFERFLNPERVSMPDFDIDFCQERREEVIDYVQDRYGKDRVAQIITFGTLQARAVLRDVGRVLQMPLGQVDRLCKMVPNNPANPVTLAQAIDLEPRLKEARDAEPAVRTLLETALELEGLYRNASTHAAGIVIGDRPLVELVPLYQDPRSTIPASQFNMKWVEPAGLVKFDFLGLKTLTVLDRARGYLERRGAAQDWNGLPLDDARTYELMASGQTVGVFQLESQGMRDTLRKMRCGSIEEITALISLYRPGPMEMIDTYIDRKFGRAEVDYLHPSLKEVLTETYGVIIYQEQVMKIAQILAGYSLGEADLLRRAMGKKKKEEMDFQRARFVKGALEKTVPETQSGSIFDLVAKFAGYGFNKSHAAAYALISFQTGWLKANHPVEFFAASMSLDLSNTDKLAVFYQDAKRFDVPVLPPDLNRSSADFDVAWDDSRGVVLYALGAIRNVGLEAMKHVIEVRETGGRFADIFDFLERVDPRSVNKRALEGLAKAGAFDSIHPNRRQLVEQADVLMAYCQSVAAERASSQVSLFGGDQAHVGRPRLKSVEPWVGPERLDHELSAVGFYLSGHPLDEMTSALKRKRVTFVAEAIPLAESGHEAFQMAGVVRRKQERASARTGEKFAFVTFSDPTGEFECLFPPEQLRKCREVLEPGASVMVRVRAKASEGEVRFFGDDASQMDNLLDDANIGLRIHVSARTADAEALKARLERARSGAIGKGGEISLVASLEGRQEVEVKLPGRYRLDGALRGALKSAPGVLMLEEA, encoded by the coding sequence GTGAGCGAACCGGTCAACAGTCAGGGTTTCGTCCATCTGCGGGTCCGCTCGGCCTATTCGCTGCTGGAAGGCGCGATCAAGGCGGGCAAGCTGGGCAAGCTGGCGGCGGACGCGGGCATGCCGGCCGTGGCCATCGCCGACCGGACCAATCTGTTCGGCGCGCTGGAGTTCAGCCAGTACACCCGTGACGCCGGGGTCCAGCCCATCATCGCCTGCGCCCTGCCGGTGTTCGGCATCGGCGGACACCAGGCCGTGCGCTGGGCCAAGACCCCGACCGTGGTCCTGCTGGTCCAGAACGAGGCCGGGTGGCGCAACCTGTGCGCCCTGTCGTCCTCGGCCTATCTGGACGCGGGCGAAATGGCCGAACCGGGCGTGGCCTGGGATCAGGTCGTGGCGCGGTCCGAGGGGCTGATCCTGCTGTCGGGCGGCCCCGACGGTCCGGTCGATCCCCTGTTCGCCCAGGGCAAGACGAACGAGGGGGCGGCCGCCCTGGCGACGATGAAGTCCGCCTTCGGCGACCGCTTCTATGTCGAGCTGCAGCGTCACGGGCTGGAGGACGAAAAGCGGGCCGAGCCGGGTCTGGTCGAATGGGCCTACGCCCACGAGACGCCCCTGGTCGCGACCAATGACGTCTATTACGCCAAGGCGGCCCAGGCCAAGTCGCACGACGCCCTGTTGTGCATCGCCGACGGCGCCTTCACCGGCCAGGAAGACCGCCGCCGCATCACCGGCGAACACTGGTTCAAGTCGGCCGAGGCGATGCGCGACCTGTTCGCCGACCTGCCCGAGGCCTGCGACAACACCATCGACATCGCCCGGCGCTGCGCCTTTCTGGTCAACACCCATGCGCCCATTCTGCCGCGGTTCGACACCGGGGCAGGGCGGTCCGAGGCCGACGAACTGGCGCACCAGGCGCGCGAGGGGCTGAAGGTGCGCCTTGGCCAGATCACCCCCGCTGTGCCCGAGGCGGAATACTGGAGCCGGCTGGAATGGGAGGTCGGCATCATCCAGCAGATGGGCTTCCCCGGCTATTTCCTGATCGTGTCCGACTTCATCAAATGGGCCAAGGAGCACGGCATCCCGGTGGGGCCGGGGCGGGGCTCGGGGGCCGGCTCTCTGGTCGCCTGGTCCCTGACCATCACCGACCTCGACCCGCTGCGGTTCGGCCTGCTGTTCGAGCGGTTCCTGAACCCCGAACGGGTCTCCATGCCCGACTTCGACATCGACTTCTGCCAGGAGCGGCGCGAAGAGGTGATTGACTATGTCCAGGACCGCTACGGCAAGGACCGTGTGGCCCAGATTATCACCTTCGGCACCCTGCAGGCGCGGGCCGTGCTGCGCGACGTCGGCCGGGTGCTGCAGATGCCGCTGGGCCAGGTGGACCGGCTCTGCAAGATGGTGCCGAACAACCCGGCCAATCCCGTCACCCTGGCCCAGGCCATCGACCTGGAGCCGCGCCTGAAGGAAGCCAGGGACGCCGAACCTGCGGTCCGCACCCTGCTGGAGACGGCGCTGGAGCTGGAGGGGCTGTACCGCAACGCCTCGACCCACGCCGCCGGCATCGTCATCGGCGACCGGCCTCTGGTCGAACTGGTGCCCCTGTACCAGGATCCGCGCTCGACCATTCCGGCCTCCCAGTTCAACATGAAATGGGTCGAGCCGGCGGGTCTGGTGAAGTTCGACTTCCTGGGCCTGAAGACCCTGACCGTGCTGGACCGCGCGCGCGGCTATCTGGAACGGCGCGGCGCGGCGCAGGACTGGAACGGCCTGCCGCTGGACGACGCCCGCACCTATGAGCTGATGGCCTCGGGCCAGACCGTCGGGGTGTTCCAGCTGGAATCCCAGGGCATGCGCGACACCCTGCGCAAGATGCGCTGCGGCTCCATCGAGGAGATCACCGCCCTGATCTCGCTGTATCGGCCGGGGCCGATGGAGATGATCGACACCTATATCGACCGGAAGTTCGGTCGGGCCGAGGTCGATTATCTGCACCCCAGTCTGAAGGAGGTGCTGACTGAGACCTACGGGGTCATCATCTACCAGGAACAGGTGATGAAGATCGCCCAGATCCTGGCGGGCTACAGCCTGGGCGAGGCCGACCTGCTGCGTCGCGCCATGGGCAAGAAGAAGAAGGAGGAGATGGACTTCCAGCGGGCGCGCTTCGTCAAGGGCGCGCTGGAGAAGACCGTCCCCGAGACCCAGTCCGGCTCGATCTTCGACCTGGTGGCCAAGTTCGCCGGTTATGGCTTCAACAAGTCGCACGCCGCCGCCTACGCCCTGATCTCGTTCCAGACCGGCTGGCTGAAGGCCAATCATCCGGTCGAGTTCTTCGCCGCCTCGATGAGTCTGGACCTGTCGAACACCGACAAGCTGGCGGTCTTCTATCAGGACGCCAAACGGTTCGACGTGCCGGTGCTGCCGCCCGATCTGAACCGGTCCTCGGCCGACTTCGACGTGGCCTGGGACGACAGTCGTGGGGTGGTCCTCTACGCCCTGGGCGCCATCCGCAACGTCGGGCTCGAGGCGATGAAACACGTCATCGAGGTGCGCGAGACCGGCGGTCGTTTCGCAGACATCTTCGACTTCCTGGAACGGGTCGATCCGCGCAGCGTCAACAAGCGCGCGCTGGAAGGCCTGGCCAAGGCCGGCGCCTTCGACAGCATCCATCCGAACCGCCGCCAACTGGTCGAACAGGCCGATGTCCTGATGGCCTATTGCCAGAGCGTTGCGGCCGAACGCGCCTCGTCCCAGGTCTCCCTGTTCGGCGGGGATCAGGCCCATGTCGGCCGGCCGCGGCTGAAGAGCGTCGAACCCTGGGTCGGGCCCGAGCGGCTGGACCATGAGCTGTCGGCGGTCGGCTTCTATCTGTCCGGCCACCCGCTGGACGAGATGACCTCGGCCCTGAAACGCAAGCGCGTCACCTTCGTCGCCGAGGCGATTCCCCTGGCGGAATCGGGCCACGAGGCCTTCCAGATGGCCGGGGTGGTGCGCCGCAAGCAGGAACGCGCCAGCGCCCGCACCGGCGAGAAATTCGCCTTCGTCACCTTCTCGGACCCGACCGGCGAGTTCGAATGCCTGTTCCCGCCCGAACAACTGCGCAAATGCCGCGAGGTGCTGGAGCCCGGCGCCTCGGTCATGGTGCGGGTCCGCGCCAAGGCGTCGGAAGGGGAGGTGCGGTTCTTCGGCGACGACGCCAGCCAGATGGACAATCTGCTGGATGACGCCAACATCGGACTGCGCATCCATGTCTCGGCCCGCACCGCCGACGCCGAGGCCCTGAAGGCCCGGCTGGAACGCGCCCGCTCCGGCGCCATCGGCAAGGGCGGCGAAATCTCCCTGGTCGCCTCGCTGGAAGGCCGTCAGGAGGTCGAGGTCAAGCTTCCCGGCCGCTATCGGCTGGACGGCGCCCTGCGCGGCGCCCTGAAGTCGGCACCGGGCGTCCTGATGCTGGAGGAGGCGTGA
- the tsf gene encoding translation elongation factor Ts yields the protein MAEITAALVKELRERSGVGMMDCKKALVENDGNIEAAIDWLRAKGLSKAAKKADRVAAEGLVAVASKEDGKGEVAAAIEFNAETDFVARNELFQNAAKSFAQLGLEHHTVEALHGAELEAGKTVQDEVTNMIATIGENMQLRRAARLSVSEGVVSTYVHNAVSPGVGRIGVLVALEGEGDKTALRELGRKIAMHVAATAPLSLNTDDLDPAAIEKERTVLTEKAKEEGRPEAMIAKIVEGQINKFQKDVVLSKQPFVMDPDVTIEQLVANSAKELGSSNLHLAGFVRLALGEGVEKVEGPDFASEVASMMGGN from the coding sequence ATGGCCGAGATCACTGCCGCCCTCGTGAAGGAACTCCGCGAGCGTTCGGGCGTCGGCATGATGGACTGCAAGAAGGCGCTGGTCGAAAACGACGGCAACATCGAAGCAGCAATCGACTGGCTCCGCGCCAAGGGCCTGTCCAAGGCCGCCAAGAAGGCCGACCGCGTCGCCGCCGAGGGCCTGGTCGCCGTGGCGTCCAAGGAAGACGGCAAGGGCGAAGTCGCCGCCGCCATCGAGTTCAACGCGGAAACCGACTTCGTCGCCCGTAACGAACTGTTCCAGAACGCCGCCAAGTCGTTCGCCCAGCTGGGCCTGGAGCATCACACCGTCGAGGCCCTGCACGGCGCCGAACTGGAAGCCGGCAAGACGGTCCAGGACGAAGTGACCAACATGATCGCCACCATCGGCGAGAACATGCAGCTGCGCCGCGCCGCCCGCCTGTCGGTGTCGGAAGGCGTCGTCTCGACCTATGTCCACAACGCGGTTTCGCCCGGCGTGGGCCGTATCGGCGTGCTGGTCGCCCTGGAAGGCGAGGGCGACAAGACCGCCCTGCGCGAACTGGGCCGCAAGATCGCCATGCACGTCGCCGCCACGGCGCCGCTGTCGCTGAACACGGACGACCTGGACCCCGCCGCCATCGAGAAGGAACGCACCGTCCTGACCGAAAAGGCCAAGGAAGAAGGCCGTCCCGAAGCCATGATCGCCAAGATCGTGGAAGGCCAGATCAACAAGTTCCAGAAGGACGTGGTGCTGTCCAAGCAGCCCTTCGTCATGGACCCGGACGTGACCATCGAACAACTGGTCGCCAACTCGGCCAAGGAACTGGGCTCCTCCAACCTGCACCTGGCCGGCTTCGTCCGTCTGGCGCTGGGTGAAGGCGTCGAGAAGGTCGAAGGCCCCGACTTCGCGTCGGAAGTCGCCTCGATGATGGGCGGCAACTAA
- a CDS encoding phosphatidate cytidylyltransferase codes for MAVKGRDIALRAASAAVLAPAAVAATWFGGVWFLALMLAACVVLAFEWGAMSAPKAPRPVGFAVALAVVAAVVSAYFGVMSVAFVILVFGAAAAGLYARSRGQQAVDAAYGVLYLGWPSVLLIWLRDGDGAVGLHWTALVFAVTWSADILAYLAGSTLGGPKLWPRYSPNKTWSGFVGGILAGAVAGAALTAWFDMGRLTIFWGAILGLAAALATMGGDLWESGLKRRFGVKDAGNTIPGHGGLLDRVDGLMFAVVVVAAGRLLVVLLEKGAS; via the coding sequence ATGGCGGTCAAGGGGCGGGATATCGCCTTGAGGGCGGCCTCGGCCGCCGTCCTGGCGCCGGCGGCGGTGGCCGCCACCTGGTTCGGGGGCGTCTGGTTCCTGGCGCTGATGCTGGCCGCCTGCGTCGTCCTGGCCTTCGAATGGGGCGCCATGAGCGCGCCCAAGGCTCCGCGTCCCGTCGGTTTCGCGGTGGCCCTGGCCGTCGTGGCCGCCGTCGTCAGCGCCTATTTCGGCGTCATGTCCGTGGCCTTCGTCATCCTGGTGTTCGGCGCCGCCGCTGCGGGGCTCTATGCCCGAAGCCGAGGCCAGCAGGCCGTGGATGCGGCCTATGGCGTGCTTTATCTGGGTTGGCCCTCGGTGCTGCTGATCTGGCTGCGCGACGGGGACGGCGCGGTCGGTCTGCACTGGACGGCGCTTGTCTTCGCTGTGACCTGGTCGGCGGACATCCTGGCCTATCTGGCGGGTTCGACCCTGGGCGGGCCGAAGCTGTGGCCGCGTTATTCGCCCAACAAGACCTGGTCCGGCTTCGTCGGCGGCATTCTGGCGGGCGCGGTCGCCGGTGCGGCGCTGACGGCCTGGTTCGACATGGGCCGCCTGACCATCTTCTGGGGCGCGATCCTGGGCCTGGCGGCCGCGCTGGCCACCATGGGCGGCGATCTGTGGGAGTCGGGGCTGAAGCGCCGGTTCGGCGTCAAGGACGCGGGCAACACCATCCCCGGCCACGGCGGCCTGCTGGACCGGGTGGACGGGTTGATGTTCGCGGTCGTGGTGGTGGCGGCGGGACGTCTGCTGGTGGTTCTGCTGGAAAAGGGCGCGTCTTGA
- the rpsB gene encoding 30S ribosomal protein S2, with the protein MALPEFSMRTLLEAGAHFGHQTHRWNPKMDRYIFGSRSNIHIIDLSQTMPLFHQALVAVRDVAAKGGRVLFVGTKRQASEPVAEAAKRCAQYYMNNRWLGGTLTNWRTVSGSIARLRELEGILENGGEGRVKKELLNLQREKDKLELSLGGIKDMGSIPDIMFVIDTNKEAIAIQEARKLNIPIIAILDTNSDPDGITYPVPGNDDAARAIQTYCDLIADAVLDGLAAGASASGVDLGAAINPEEPMLREASTPVEADAAPAGTEDVAAELVAAAEPAVADEAAQAATSEANDAVETEKATG; encoded by the coding sequence ATGGCTCTGCCTGAATTCTCGATGCGCACCCTGCTTGAAGCGGGCGCCCACTTCGGCCACCAGACGCACCGGTGGAACCCGAAGATGGACCGCTACATCTTCGGCTCGCGCTCGAACATCCACATCATCGACCTGTCGCAGACGATGCCGCTGTTCCACCAGGCTCTGGTGGCCGTGCGCGACGTCGCCGCCAAGGGCGGCCGCGTCCTGTTCGTCGGCACCAAGCGCCAGGCCTCCGAGCCGGTCGCCGAAGCCGCCAAGCGCTGCGCCCAGTACTACATGAACAACCGTTGGCTGGGCGGCACCCTGACCAACTGGCGCACCGTCTCGGGCTCGATCGCCCGTCTGCGTGAACTGGAAGGCATCCTCGAGAACGGCGGCGAAGGCCGCGTCAAGAAGGAACTGCTGAACCTGCAGCGCGAGAAGGACAAGCTGGAGCTGTCGCTGGGCGGCATCAAGGACATGGGTTCGATCCCGGACATCATGTTCGTGATCGACACCAACAAGGAAGCGATCGCGATCCAGGAAGCCCGCAAGCTGAACATCCCGATCATCGCCATCCTGGACACCAACTCGGACCCGGACGGCATCACCTATCCGGTCCCCGGCAACGACGACGCCGCCCGCGCCATCCAGACCTACTGCGACCTGATCGCCGACGCGGTCCTGGACGGTCTGGCCGCCGGCGCCTCGGCCTCGGGCGTGGACCTGGGTGCTGCGATCAATCCGGAAGAGCCCATGCTGCGTGAAGCCTCGACCCCGGTCGAAGCCGACGCCGCTCCGGCCGGCACGGAAGACGTCGCCGCTGAACTGGTCGCCGCCGCTGAACCGGCTGTCGCCGATGAAGCTGCTCAGGCCGCCACTTCGGAAGCGAACGACGCCGTCGAAACCGAGAAGGCCACGGGCTGA
- a CDS encoding DUF3224 domain-containing protein, with the protein MSHAAGTFEVKITPVAPEPDAPADAPADVHGRMKLAKTFHGDLEGTGVGEMLGVMAGQSGAYVALERVTGVLNGRQGGFSMVHRGVMNAGSQELLITIVPGSGSGDLAGVSGVFHLTIADGEHRYVLDYSLPE; encoded by the coding sequence ATGTCTCACGCCGCCGGAACCTTCGAGGTCAAGATCACGCCGGTCGCGCCCGAGCCGGACGCGCCTGCCGACGCCCCCGCCGACGTCCACGGCCGAATGAAGCTCGCCAAGACCTTCCACGGCGATCTTGAAGGAACCGGCGTGGGGGAGATGCTGGGGGTCATGGCCGGCCAGTCCGGCGCCTATGTCGCCCTGGAGCGGGTGACGGGCGTGCTGAACGGTCGCCAGGGCGGTTTCTCCATGGTCCATCGCGGCGTCATGAACGCGGGGTCGCAGGAGCTTCTGATCACCATCGTGCCGGGCTCAGGCAGTGGTGATCTGGCGGGAGTAAGCGGGGTCTTCCACCTGACCATCGCCGACGGGGAGCATCGTTATGTCCTGGACTACAGCCTGCCTGAATGA
- the frr gene encoding ribosome recycling factor, with product MAKPEVKTYRDRMEKAVVALKEEFSGLRTGRANAGLLEPVRVEAYGSASPLSAVAAISVPEPRMISVNVWDKGMVVAVEKAIRNANLGLNPIVDGQTLRIPVPPLTEERRKDLVKLAGKYTEQQKIAVRNVRRDANDDLKKAEKAGEISQDEQKKLEADIQKETDAAIKRIDEALKTKEQEIMQV from the coding sequence ATGGCCAAGCCCGAAGTGAAAACCTATCGCGACCGCATGGAGAAGGCGGTCGTGGCGCTGAAGGAAGAGTTCAGCGGCCTGCGCACCGGACGGGCCAACGCCGGCTTGCTGGAGCCCGTGCGGGTCGAGGCCTATGGATCGGCCTCGCCGCTGTCGGCCGTCGCCGCCATCAGCGTGCCCGAGCCGCGGATGATCTCCGTCAACGTCTGGGACAAGGGCATGGTGGTCGCGGTCGAAAAGGCCATTCGCAACGCCAACCTGGGCCTGAACCCCATCGTTGACGGACAGACCCTGCGCATCCCCGTGCCGCCGCTGACCGAGGAGCGCCGCAAGGACCTGGTCAAGCTGGCCGGCAAGTACACCGAGCAACAGAAGATCGCCGTGCGCAACGTGCGCCGCGACGCCAACGACGATCTGAAGAAGGCCGAGAAGGCGGGCGAGATCAGCCAGGACGAACAGAAGAAGCTGGAGGCGGACATCCAGAAGGAGACGGACGCCGCCATCAAGCGCATCGACGAGGCCTTGAAGACCAAGGAACAAGAGATCATGCAGGTCTGA
- the pyrH gene encoding UMP kinase: protein MPDAPANFRYKRVLLKVSGEVLMGDQAFGVDMKTVDTVAKAVAQVAAEGVEICLVIGGGNIFRGLSKAAAGMERAQADYMGMLATIMNALAMQSALEKIGVSTRVQSAIPMAAIAEPYIRRRALRHLEKGRVVIFAAGVGAPFFTTDSGAALRAAEMGCDALLKGTSVDGVYTADPKKDPTATRYETLTYQEVLAQDLRVMDASAIAMMRDTGIPIVVFSIREDDSLRRALTGEGTCTIIQDRA, encoded by the coding sequence ATGCCCGACGCCCCCGCCAATTTTCGCTACAAGCGCGTCCTGCTCAAGGTTTCCGGCGAAGTCCTGATGGGCGATCAGGCCTTCGGCGTCGACATGAAGACCGTGGACACCGTGGCCAAGGCCGTGGCCCAGGTCGCGGCCGAGGGCGTGGAAATCTGTCTGGTGATCGGCGGCGGCAACATCTTCCGTGGCCTGTCCAAGGCGGCGGCGGGCATGGAGCGCGCCCAGGCCGACTATATGGGCATGCTGGCCACCATCATGAACGCCCTGGCCATGCAGTCGGCGCTGGAGAAGATCGGCGTCTCGACCCGCGTGCAGAGCGCCATTCCTATGGCCGCCATCGCCGAACCCTACATCCGCCGCCGCGCCCTGCGTCATCTCGAGAAGGGCCGCGTGGTCATCTTCGCCGCCGGCGTCGGCGCGCCCTTCTTCACGACGGATTCGGGCGCCGCCCTTCGCGCGGCCGAAATGGGCTGCGACGCCCTGCTGAAGGGCACCAGCGTTGACGGCGTCTATACTGCGGACCCCAAGAAGGATCCGACCGCGACCCGCTACGAGACCCTGACCTATCAGGAAGTTCTGGCCCAGGATCTGCGGGTGATGGACGCTTCCGCCATCGCCATGATGCGCGACACGGGTATTCCGATCGTGGTCTTCTCGATCCGCGAAGACGACTCCCTGCGCCGCGCCCTGACCGGCGAGGGCACCTGCACCATCATCCAGGACCGCGCCTGA
- the uppS gene encoding polyprenyl diphosphate synthase, translated as MTADRAAPSSSRSDGPRHVAIIMDGNGRWASARGLPRTMGHREGVQALKRTIQAAPDFGIQCLTVFGFSTENWSRPAEEVSDLMGLVRTYVASDLARLEKAGVRLRILGRRDGLPSDIAAIIEKAERQTAHNDRFMLQVAFNYGGRADLVDAARRHMQRLLAGETVEPIDEDTLAAGLATAGSPPLDLIVRTSGEQRLSNFLLWEAAYAELVFQDILWPDYGPKALGEAVAAFAQRERRYGGREDAPARVSA; from the coding sequence ATGACGGCAGACCGCGCCGCGCCTTCGAGCTCGCGTTCCGATGGACCACGCCATGTCGCCATCATCATGGACGGCAACGGCCGCTGGGCGAGCGCCCGGGGCCTGCCGCGCACCATGGGACATCGCGAGGGGGTCCAGGCGCTGAAGCGCACGATCCAGGCCGCGCCCGATTTCGGCATCCAATGCCTGACCGTCTTCGGCTTCTCGACCGAGAACTGGAGCCGTCCGGCCGAGGAGGTCTCGGACCTGATGGGGCTGGTGCGGACCTATGTGGCCAGTGATCTGGCGCGGCTGGAGAAGGCGGGCGTGCGCCTGCGCATTCTCGGCCGCCGCGACGGACTGCCGTCCGACATCGCCGCCATCATCGAAAAGGCCGAGCGCCAGACCGCCCACAACGACCGGTTCATGCTTCAGGTCGCCTTCAACTATGGCGGCCGGGCCGATCTGGTCGACGCCGCGCGTCGCCACATGCAAAGGCTGCTGGCGGGCGAGACGGTCGAGCCGATCGATGAAGACACCCTGGCCGCCGGCCTGGCCACGGCGGGATCGCCGCCGCTGGATCTGATCGTCCGCACCTCGGGCGAGCAGCGCCTGTCGAACTTCCTGCTGTGGGAAGCCGCCTACGCCGAACTGGTGTTTCAGGACATCCTGTGGCCCGACTATGGGCCGAAGGCGCTGGGGGAGGCGGTCGCCGCCTTCGCTCAACGCGAACGCCGCTACGGCGGGCGAGAGGACGCGCCTGCGCGCGTGTCGGCCTGA